A single genomic interval of Candidatus Limnocylindria bacterium harbors:
- a CDS encoding RidA family protein, with the protein MDLRSVSTDKAPKAIGPYSQAIATGDLIFTAGQVALDPATGELASADIKIQTARVLDNLAAVLEAAGSGLDRVVKCTVFLADFAEFAAMNEVYAQRFGQHRPARSTVGTSALPRGARIEIECIAVRR; encoded by the coding sequence ATGGATCTGCGAAGCGTATCCACAGACAAAGCGCCCAAAGCGATCGGTCCGTACAGCCAGGCGATCGCGACCGGCGATCTCATCTTCACCGCGGGCCAGGTCGCGCTCGACCCCGCGACAGGCGAGCTGGCGAGCGCCGACATCAAGATCCAGACCGCGCGGGTCCTCGACAACCTCGCGGCGGTCCTCGAAGCGGCCGGGAGCGGCCTCGACCGAGTCGTGAAGTGCACGGTCTTCCTCGCCGACTTCGCCGAGTTCGCGGCGATGAACGAGGTGTACGCGCAGCGATTCGGTCAGCACCGGCCTGCGCGCTCGACCGTCGGCACGAGTGCTTTGCCGCGAGGCGCACGCATCGAGATCGAATGCATCGCCGTCCGCCGGTAG